ATTATTGTGCTGGATTTCGAGAAGATTTTAACGTTTGAAGAAATAGAACAATTAAAAGCTTAAAAATTATAACGCATATTGTAGCCTGAACTCTAATCAGAGCCAAGGAAAAAAATATATCCAACATGAAAAATAGAATATTAATAGTAGACGACTCCTTTTACATGCGCACCATGCTTAAAAACATGTTATCGGATGCCGGCTACGAAGTAGTAGGCGAGGCCCCCAACGGCCAGACCGCCTTACAACTAGCCCGGGAAACCAATCCGGATTTAGTAACCTTAGACGTTATTTTACCCGATAATACCGGCTTGGATGTACTGAAAGGAATTAAGAAAGACCAGCCGGATATGAAAGTAATTATAGTAAGTGCTGTAGGGCAGGAAGTAATCGTAAACGAAGCCATCGAGAATGGCGCTTTTTCTTACATCGTGAAGCCTTTTTCCGAAGAAAAAGTTTTAGATACGGTAGCGCAAGCCTTGAAAGAAGCTTAGTTTATACCTGCGCCAAAACGCTAATTTAATAGTGGCGAAATATTTAAAATTTTAAACTTTAGCACGGCACAGTTTTAATAATAAGTGATGCAATACTATTGGTTAACCGCAACTTACAGTTCAAAAAAGCTTATTTGTAACTGAAATTTTAAAAAATTACTAAGCGGTTATGTAAAACATTCCGAGATAAACCGGAATAAAAGCAAGGCTTTTTCTTACAGGAATGCTTATTCTGCAGAAAGCCAGGTTGTTTTAAACAACGCATGAAATCGAGAGAACAAGAATATAAAGAAATATTTATTGCAGAGGCCCTGGAGTATTTTGATGCCCTAAACCGGCATTTAAGTACTTTAGAGAAAACCCCCGAAGATGAGCAAATTCTGGCTGAGGTTTTTCGCTTATTACATAACCTGAAGGCGAATGCCAAGGCCATTGGTTACCTGCAAATTTCTGATTTATCGCATAAACTCGAAACTGCTTTTGAATTAATCCGCAAACACGAATTAGCTTTTAGCAACGAAGTGGCGGCTGTGTTGTTTGATGGCATAGATTTGCTGGGCGAACAAATTACCAACGTCGATAACCAAGATTATAAGATTCCGGATGAAAACATCATTCGCAACCTCGATGTTATTATTAACCCCGAATTAGCCCATAGCACTACCGAAGTAGCCAAAGTAGTAAAGGTTAACGACCGCAACATTACGCTTTCAGATCTGATTTATATTCAAATTAAAAAATTAGATCATCTGTTAAATTTAGTTGGAGAATTAATCATCGACCGCGACCGCATTATCTCGCTAAGTAAAGACTTAAACAGCGAAGAGTTAAAAGCGGTGAGTTCGCATTTGTACCGGATTACCGAAGAAATCCAGTTTAGCGTAATGGATGCCCGATTGGTAAATGTGGGCTCCTTGTTCAACAAATTTCCGAGGATTGTCCGGGATATTGCGCAAGCCGAACAAAAAGAAATTCAACTGGAAATTGTGGGCCAGGATATTCAAATCGACCGGAATATTCTGCAAATCATGACCGACTCCTTGCTGCATTTAGTACGGAACGCCATCTCGCACGGCATCGAAAAAACGGCCGTCCGGCTTAAAAAGAATAAACCTCCGCAGGGTACGCTTATTTTGTCGGCGCAAAGCGACCGCGATAATGTTTTAATCCGGTTAACCGACGATGGCAAAGGCATTGATGTACCCGCAGTAAAAAAAGCCATTGTGGCGCGTAAATTTTTAAACCGCGAAGCCGTAGAAGATTTACGCGAAGCCGAAGTTTTATCGTATTTGTTTGAGCCCGGATTTTCTATGGCCAAAGAAGTTACGGAGTTCTCGGGGCGCGGCGTAGGGTTGGACGTAGTTAAAAATGCCATTGATTCGATTGGCGGCCGCATTCAAGTACATTCCGAAAAAGACAAGGGAACCACGTTTACTTTGCACTTGCCTACTTCTATTGCGGTAAAAGGCGCTTTATTGTTTGAGGTGGAAGGCGGCTACTACGCCATATTGTTAATGCACACCGATTCGGTGGTGGCCTTGGATATAGACGAGTTGCACGAAGTGGGCGACATGCTGGTAGCCAATATTAAAGACGAAACCATACCGGTTATTTACCTGCGCGATTTTTTAAATAACGACACGGGTAAAATGTTGCCGGGCAATAAATCCCGGCTAAATGGCTCGGTGCAAAACACAATAATTGTTATTTACAACAACCGGCGCTTAGGTTTAATTGTAGATAAACTGTATCGCCAGCAAGATATTGTTATTAAACCATTAAATAAACCAGTAGATAACATCGATATTTACGGCGGTGTTACTTTGCTGGGAACAGGTAAAGTTTGCCTGGTGCTGGATGTACCAGCCATTACCCGTTATTTTGTTACTAAGAAATAGCGGAGGATGGGGTTATATTCCAAGTTGCCGGCACGTAATAAAGATTTATTCATGGAACTACAGGTAACCGAATTAGAAAAGGATATTATTAAGGAAATTTTAAATATAGGGCTTGCCCGGGCGGCCGATTCTTTTGCTTCGATAGCCAAAGATAAGGTGCTGATGAAAGTGCCGGACATGGAACTGATTGGGGCTGGCGACCTTTTTAAAATTATAGGCGGCTACGAGGGTACCCACGAAATTATTCAATCCGACATTAAAGGCGATTTGAATGGCACTACCTTAATGCTGTTTTCGGGCAACCACGTAGAAATGCTTTCGGCGGTTTGCCTGAATTTACACCAGGCATATAAAAAGCCGCTCACCACCATGCAGGAATCTTTGTTGCTGGAAATCAGCAATATTATAACCGGCGCTTTTGTTACCCAGTTAGCCAATATTTTAAAAGCCGATATTTATGGTTCGCCGCCTTTGTATCCGCTCAACGGCATCAACCAATCATTAAAACATATCCTGGAGGTGAATCCGCAGTTCCAACCCATGATTTTTACGGTGCTCACGCATTTTACCGATCATGAGGGCATGGTGGAGTTACCTTTGTTCCTCTTTTTCGATACCATAACCTTTAATAAAATCTTAGAAATTATTCGTTCCTATAAATTTTACGAAGAGCGTTAGTTTAACGCTCTTTTGCTTTTAACCCCTGCCACTTACTTGTCTTATGCGGGTAGGTACAATTAGCAAAGCAGAAGTTTTAGCCGATTTTTTAAAAAATTAAAATTTATTCATTCTTTAACTTACTCAGAATTTAACTATGAACCAGGCAGCAGATAGAGCCGCGAGCAGAAAAGATAAAATTTTAAATTTTGACCCGAGTGGCGTTGGCAACAGCAACGCCGGCGTATACGGTTTGCCTTTTACCCCCGACGAAGCCGCTGTGGTGCTCATTCCGGTGCCTTGGGAAGTAACGGTATCGTACAGTGCCGGTACTGCTTTAGGCCCCGAGGCCATTAAATCGGCTTCTTCGCAAATGGATTTATTTGACCCAGCAATAGCAGATGCCTGGCAAATTGGCTTGGCCCTGGAACCGATAGATACGAATTGGCACGAAGCCAGTACCCGCCTGCGCGAACAAACCGCCGCTTATATCCAGTACCTGGAAGGAGCAGAATCGGATTTAACCGAAACCGATATTACCAGTTTACTTAACCAGGTAAATGAGCAAGGAGAGCAATTACTAAACTGGCTAAAGCAAAAAGCAACAGCTTATTTAGATAAGGGTCAATTAGTGGGCGTAGTAGGCGGCGACCACAGCTCGCCTTTGGGTTTAATGCACGCCTTAGCCGAAAAACACGCAGAGTTTGGTATTTTACAAGTAGATGCACACGCTGACTTACGGGAAGCATACGAAGGCTTCACGTACTCGCACGCTTCTATTATGTATAATGCTTTAAAATTACCACAAGTTAAAAAACTGGTGCAGGTGGGCATCCGCGATAGTGCCGAATCCGAAAATGCTTTAATTCGGCACAGTAACGGCCGAGTTTCTACTTTCTTCGACTCTTTTTTAAAAAATGAGATGTACGAAGGTAAAACCTGGAAAAAGCAATGCAAGAAAATTATTGCCCAGCTTCCCGCCAAAGTATACATCAGTTTTGATATCGACGGGCTAGATCCTAAGTTGTGCCCGGCTACGGGTACGCCGGTGCCCGGCGGTTTAGAGTTTGAAGAAGCCGTTTACTTAATTAAAGCTTTGGTAAAATCCGGCCGCGAA
The sequence above is a segment of the Adhaeribacter swui genome. Coding sequences within it:
- a CDS encoding chemotaxis protein CheC translates to MELQVTELEKDIIKEILNIGLARAADSFASIAKDKVLMKVPDMELIGAGDLFKIIGGYEGTHEIIQSDIKGDLNGTTLMLFSGNHVEMLSAVCLNLHQAYKKPLTTMQESLLLEISNIITGAFVTQLANILKADIYGSPPLYPLNGINQSLKHILEVNPQFQPMIFTVLTHFTDHEGMVELPLFLFFDTITFNKILEIIRSYKFYEER
- a CDS encoding response regulator, which codes for MKNRILIVDDSFYMRTMLKNMLSDAGYEVVGEAPNGQTALQLARETNPDLVTLDVILPDNTGLDVLKGIKKDQPDMKVIIVSAVGQEVIVNEAIENGAFSYIVKPFSEEKVLDTVAQALKEA
- a CDS encoding chemotaxis protein CheA is translated as MKSREQEYKEIFIAEALEYFDALNRHLSTLEKTPEDEQILAEVFRLLHNLKANAKAIGYLQISDLSHKLETAFELIRKHELAFSNEVAAVLFDGIDLLGEQITNVDNQDYKIPDENIIRNLDVIINPELAHSTTEVAKVVKVNDRNITLSDLIYIQIKKLDHLLNLVGELIIDRDRIISLSKDLNSEELKAVSSHLYRITEEIQFSVMDARLVNVGSLFNKFPRIVRDIAQAEQKEIQLEIVGQDIQIDRNILQIMTDSLLHLVRNAISHGIEKTAVRLKKNKPPQGTLILSAQSDRDNVLIRLTDDGKGIDVPAVKKAIVARKFLNREAVEDLREAEVLSYLFEPGFSMAKEVTEFSGRGVGLDVVKNAIDSIGGRIQVHSEKDKGTTFTLHLPTSIAVKGALLFEVEGGYYAILLMHTDSVVALDIDELHEVGDMLVANIKDETIPVIYLRDFLNNDTGKMLPGNKSRLNGSVQNTIIVIYNNRRLGLIVDKLYRQQDIVIKPLNKPVDNIDIYGGVTLLGTGKVCLVLDVPAITRYFVTKK
- a CDS encoding agmatinase family protein, producing the protein MNQAADRAASRKDKILNFDPSGVGNSNAGVYGLPFTPDEAAVVLIPVPWEVTVSYSAGTALGPEAIKSASSQMDLFDPAIADAWQIGLALEPIDTNWHEASTRLREQTAAYIQYLEGAESDLTETDITSLLNQVNEQGEQLLNWLKQKATAYLDKGQLVGVVGGDHSSPLGLMHALAEKHAEFGILQVDAHADLREAYEGFTYSHASIMYNALKLPQVKKLVQVGIRDSAESENALIRHSNGRVSTFFDSFLKNEMYEGKTWKKQCKKIIAQLPAKVYISFDIDGLDPKLCPATGTPVPGGLEFEEAVYLIKALVKSGREIIGFDLCEVAPGDSDWNGNVGARLLYQLSNWMAVSNKLAQTSAE